Proteins co-encoded in one Hymenobacter swuensis DY53 genomic window:
- a CDS encoding PaaI family thioesterase, whose product MTSDSLEARIRRKLTRQHFMHHIGADLTRIEEGRVEAELLLQQQHQQHSGFAHGGLVASMADLVAGFAAVTLVPEGTGVVTVELKTSYLHPGVGQRLRAVGWVLKAGRRLHFCEAEVWCDALLIAKATATMAVVEPAVG is encoded by the coding sequence ATGACCTCTGATTCTCTCGAAGCCCGCATCCGCCGCAAACTCACTCGCCAGCACTTTATGCACCATATCGGAGCCGACCTCACCCGCATTGAGGAAGGCCGGGTGGAGGCGGAACTGCTCTTGCAGCAGCAGCACCAGCAGCATAGTGGCTTTGCCCACGGTGGCCTGGTAGCCTCCATGGCCGACCTGGTGGCCGGTTTTGCCGCTGTTACGTTGGTCCCCGAAGGAACCGGTGTGGTAACGGTGGAGCTGAAAACCAGCTACCTGCACCCCGGTGTGGGCCAGCGGCTGCGGGCGGTTGGCTGGGTGCTGAAAGCAGGCCGTCGTCTGCACTTCTGCGAAGCCGAAGTATGGTGCGATGCGCTGCTGATTGCCAAGGCTACGGCAACTATGGCCGTAGTGGAACCGGCCGTCGGCTGA
- a CDS encoding DUF4126 domain-containing protein → MEHLDFLLAGSLGLALAACSGFRVFVPLLAASLAYRTGYLTPAAGFAWLGTWPAVAALGTATVAEVLGYYVPVVDNVLDTITGPAAFIAGTILMTSALPDMPPMVRWGLGILVGGGTAGIIQTGTSLLRAGSTVTTAGLGNPVLATLENVLAIGGSVVALLLPLLMAAFAVGLLIWMLSHLRRWRQRRAARREAHRVSQRTTVG, encoded by the coding sequence ATGGAACACCTTGATTTTCTGCTGGCTGGGTCATTGGGCCTGGCACTGGCCGCGTGCAGCGGCTTTCGGGTATTTGTGCCGCTGCTGGCGGCTTCCCTGGCCTACCGCACCGGGTACCTTACGCCCGCGGCCGGCTTTGCGTGGCTGGGCACTTGGCCGGCGGTAGCGGCGCTGGGAACCGCCACCGTAGCCGAAGTATTGGGGTATTATGTGCCGGTGGTTGATAACGTGCTGGATACCATCACGGGGCCGGCTGCCTTTATTGCCGGCACCATTCTCATGACTTCTGCTCTGCCCGATATGCCCCCGATGGTACGCTGGGGCCTGGGCATTCTGGTGGGGGGCGGCACGGCCGGCATCATTCAAACGGGTACTTCGCTGTTGCGCGCCGGCTCCACCGTTACCACGGCCGGCCTGGGCAACCCGGTGCTGGCCACGCTAGAAAACGTGCTGGCCATCGGGGGCTCAGTGGTGGCGTTGCTGCTGCCTTTGCTGATGGCTGCCTTTGCTGTGGGCCTTCTGATCTGGATGCTCAGCCACCTGCGGCGCTGGCGGCAGCGGCGTGCAGCGCGCCGGGAAGCTCATAGAGTAAGCCAGCGTACTACAGTGGGCTAA
- a CDS encoding NUDIX domain-containing protein, translated as MPSSNASVSDPLLQAYAGIARVRVCGLLVQDGTLLLTAHRGLLPRQLSFWSPPGGGWQFGETLQQCLAREFEEETGLAVTVGRFLHLHEFKGPGLQALELFFEVQPTQAGSTPRLGHDPEHGPEAQLLTELAFLTPRQLGQLLPTQVHPVLRDIISTDDVFIPQVRFQ; from the coding sequence ATGCCTTCTTCCAACGCTTCTGTTTCTGACCCATTGCTGCAGGCCTATGCCGGTATTGCCCGGGTGCGGGTGTGCGGCCTGCTGGTGCAGGATGGTACCCTACTCCTGACCGCTCACCGGGGCCTGCTGCCCCGGCAGCTGTCCTTCTGGTCGCCGCCGGGTGGGGGCTGGCAATTTGGCGAAACGCTGCAGCAGTGCCTAGCGCGCGAGTTCGAGGAGGAAACCGGCCTGGCCGTCACCGTAGGCCGCTTCCTGCACCTGCACGAGTTTAAGGGCCCCGGGCTGCAGGCGCTGGAGCTGTTCTTCGAAGTACAGCCTACTCAGGCAGGCAGCACGCCCCGCTTGGGTCACGACCCGGAACATGGCCCCGAGGCGCAGCTGCTTACGGAGCTGGCCTTCCTGACGCCCCGGCAGCTGGGCCAGCTGCTGCCTACGCAGGTGCATCCGGTATTGCGCGACATTATCAGCACCGACGATGTATTTATCCCGCAGGTGCGGTTCCAGTAA
- a CDS encoding ATP-binding protein, which translates to MKWIITVFLLLLGGPLLARQSYWNADYDSLRHVLQGQMTDTARVRTLAHLLHITELTEPAGRQQAADMITELLRLNARTQQLASAAPYHELQAGLRLWQREQYSGALGAMQQAIELFDEAGEPVPFLLIDLAPLYNKLRESATRVAYFNRKLRQYQVHGPIENAAACYLTLGGSYRHRGDYNQAISYYLRAADLFGTFNHRLHAAELMVAGNTYAEWGNPGKALQYLKQAVETNERYHIKGIAQFYSKLAIARLYLQAGDVAAAQLYTNKAFATAREAEANKSFYTAYALILQSQVLLAQRRAAAALPLLTRAQQLSDSLKMEITGRPGEFALDATWADYYAAQGKYPQAEKHLQQAYALATAANFQMLRPKYLRELVRFEAAHGTAAKAQQYSLAYLALQDTLNKAQGNNLLAQYEGERVEQAQNTQIARLRQEKVLQALRLRQRNQLLAITLTALLLISGLGALVYRQLQTNKRTLAQLRQTQNQLVQSEKWAFVGEVSAGIAHELQNPLNFMKRFAEVSTSLVDNMDNHQHNAGLEQEILVGLRQNLQEISQHGMRASAIIKDMLEHARTGTGQRITTDLNALVLEYLQLARQSQEFRETAAAVGVETRLAPDLPPVPVVPPDMGRVLLNLFTNAFYAVVQRQQAGEAGYEPQVRVDSRLHAGAVEVRVHDNGTGMPQETREKVFEAFFTTKPLGEGTGLGLSLSHDIVQGHGGTISVTSEEGKGTEFIITLPTE; encoded by the coding sequence ATGAAGTGGATTATTACCGTATTTCTATTGCTGCTCGGGGGGCCATTGCTGGCCCGTCAGTCGTACTGGAATGCCGATTACGACTCGCTCCGCCACGTTTTGCAGGGGCAGATGACCGATACGGCCCGGGTCCGGACGCTGGCGCACCTGCTGCATATTACGGAGCTTACGGAGCCGGCCGGCCGGCAGCAGGCCGCCGATATGATAACCGAACTGCTGCGCCTGAATGCCCGGACGCAGCAACTGGCCAGTGCCGCGCCCTACCATGAGTTGCAGGCCGGCCTGCGGCTGTGGCAGCGGGAGCAGTACAGCGGCGCACTGGGCGCTATGCAGCAGGCTATTGAGCTGTTCGACGAAGCGGGGGAGCCCGTGCCTTTTCTGCTCATCGACTTGGCACCGCTCTACAACAAACTTAGGGAATCTGCCACCCGGGTTGCGTATTTCAACCGCAAGCTGCGCCAGTATCAAGTGCATGGGCCCATCGAAAATGCGGCGGCCTGCTACCTCACGCTGGGCGGCTCCTACCGCCACCGGGGCGACTATAACCAGGCCATCAGCTACTACCTGCGCGCGGCCGACCTTTTCGGTACGTTCAACCACCGGCTGCATGCCGCCGAACTTATGGTGGCCGGCAATACCTACGCTGAGTGGGGCAACCCCGGCAAAGCACTGCAATACCTGAAGCAGGCCGTAGAAACAAACGAGCGGTACCACATCAAAGGCATTGCGCAGTTTTATTCCAAGCTAGCCATTGCCCGCCTGTATCTGCAGGCGGGTGATGTGGCCGCCGCGCAGCTGTACACCAACAAAGCCTTTGCAACCGCCCGGGAGGCAGAAGCCAATAAGTCCTTCTACACCGCCTACGCCCTGATACTGCAAAGCCAAGTGCTGCTGGCGCAACGCCGCGCCGCCGCCGCGCTGCCACTGCTCACGCGCGCCCAACAGCTGTCCGATTCCCTGAAAATGGAAATTACCGGCCGCCCCGGCGAGTTTGCGCTGGATGCAACCTGGGCCGACTATTATGCGGCTCAGGGGAAGTATCCGCAGGCTGAGAAGCACTTGCAGCAGGCGTATGCGCTGGCTACCGCCGCCAATTTTCAGATGCTGCGGCCCAAGTATCTGCGGGAGCTGGTGCGCTTTGAGGCAGCCCATGGCACCGCCGCCAAAGCCCAGCAATACAGCTTGGCCTACTTAGCCTTGCAGGACACGCTCAACAAGGCGCAGGGCAACAACCTGCTGGCGCAGTACGAAGGCGAGCGGGTAGAGCAAGCCCAGAACACCCAGATTGCCCGATTGCGGCAGGAAAAAGTACTACAGGCCCTGCGGCTGCGGCAGCGCAACCAGCTGCTGGCCATAACGCTGACGGCCCTGCTGCTGATTTCGGGGCTAGGGGCGCTGGTTTATCGGCAGCTGCAAACCAACAAGCGTACCCTGGCGCAACTGCGCCAGACGCAGAACCAATTGGTGCAGTCAGAGAAATGGGCCTTTGTGGGCGAAGTATCGGCGGGTATTGCGCACGAGCTGCAAAACCCGCTCAACTTCATGAAGCGCTTTGCGGAGGTCAGCACTTCGCTGGTGGATAACATGGATAACCACCAGCACAACGCCGGGCTGGAGCAGGAAATTCTGGTGGGGTTGCGCCAGAACCTGCAGGAAATCAGCCAGCACGGCATGCGGGCTTCGGCCATCATCAAGGACATGCTGGAACATGCCCGCACCGGTACGGGTCAGCGCATCACCACCGACCTGAATGCCCTGGTGCTGGAATACCTGCAGCTGGCCCGCCAGAGCCAGGAATTCCGCGAAACGGCGGCGGCGGTAGGCGTTGAAACCCGGCTGGCTCCCGATCTGCCCCCCGTACCCGTAGTACCGCCCGATATGGGCCGGGTGCTGCTGAACCTGTTTACCAATGCCTTTTACGCCGTAGTGCAGCGTCAGCAGGCGGGTGAGGCCGGCTACGAACCCCAGGTGCGCGTTGATAGTAGGTTGCACGCCGGGGCCGTGGAGGTGCGCGTGCACGACAATGGCACCGGAATGCCGCAGGAAACCCGAGAGAAAGTATTCGAGGCCTTTTTCACTACTAAACCCCTGGGTGAAGGCACGGGCCTGGGCCTCTCGCTCAGCCACGACATCGTGCAGGGCCACGGCGGTACCATCAGCGTCACCTCTGAGGAAGGAAAGGGCACCGAGTTTATCATCACGCTGCCCACGGAGTAG